One stretch of Deltaproteobacteria bacterium GWA2_45_12 DNA includes these proteins:
- a CDS encoding 3-isopropylmalate dehydratase small subunit — translation MEPFTIHTGNMALLDRGNVDTDQIISKEFLKSISRTGFGPHLFHDWRYLPDGKPNPHFELNNPVYEGATILVAGNNFGCGSSREHAVWAISQYGFKVVMAPIYERHGEIIPAFADIFRNNSSKNGLLLIELPEKTVNEIKKFVSENAPLQATIDLPSQSITLHLSPEKKVYHFLMDAGLKQKFLEGLDEIGMTERYIPQIEAFEAKHSTQMV, via the coding sequence ATGGAACCATTTACCATTCATACAGGAAACATGGCCCTTCTTGACCGGGGCAATGTCGATACGGACCAGATTATTTCAAAAGAGTTTTTGAAATCGATTAGCCGCACGGGTTTTGGTCCCCATTTATTTCATGACTGGCGCTATTTGCCCGACGGCAAGCCCAATCCCCACTTTGAATTAAACAACCCTGTCTATGAGGGAGCCACCATCTTGGTCGCGGGGAATAATTTTGGTTGTGGGTCTTCACGCGAACATGCTGTGTGGGCTATTAGCCAGTATGGCTTCAAGGTTGTCATGGCCCCCATTTATGAACGCCATGGGGAAATCATTCCGGCCTTTGCCGATATTTTCAGGAACAACAGTTCAAAAAATGGTTTATTGCTTATTGAGCTGCCTGAAAAAACGGTGAATGAAATAAAAAAATTCGTTTCGGAAAATGCCCCCCTTCAGGCCACCATTGATCTGCCCAGCCAGAGCATCACACTCCACCTTTCTCCAGAAAAAAAGGTTTATCATTTTCTCATGGATGCCGGCCTGAAACAAAAATTTCTGGAAGGTTTGGATGAAATTGGCATGACGGAAAGATATATTCCTCAAATTGAAGCTTTTGAGGCGAAGCATTCAACACAGATGGTTTGA
- a CDS encoding 3-isopropylmalate dehydratase large subunit: MTPKTLFQKVWDNHAVCDLPDGSTLLYIDRHLVHEVTSPQAFDGLRLNKRKLRHPELTFATMDHNVPTENKKDIRDLIAKTQIETLQKNCNEFGITLYDLDSDKQGIVHVIGPELGLTLPGTTIVCGDSHTSTHGAFGALAFGIGTSEVEHVLATQCLVQQKAKSFKANFVGKPHAHVTAKDFILKLIGSIGTAGGTGYVLEYTGEAIKALSMEARMTICNMSIEAGAKAGMIAPDDITFQYIASGKRPFAPKGKALEAAIVNWKKLVTDTQAPYDREITIDVSQMAPQVTWGTNPGMVVDVSGVVPKPSEVKNCAPADVEKALEYMGLKPGTKITDIPINVVFIGSCTNSRIEDLRAAAKIFKGKKVSKKVKTLIVPGSEQVRLQAEREGLHKIFIEAGAQWRNAGCSMCLAMNPDKLEAGERCASTSNRNFEGRQGKGGRTHLVSPEMAAAAAIAGHFVDIRAWEM; encoded by the coding sequence ATGACCCCCAAGACCCTCTTTCAAAAAGTATGGGACAACCATGCGGTATGCGACCTTCCCGATGGCAGCACCCTTTTGTACATCGACCGTCATCTTGTGCACGAAGTGACCTCTCCCCAGGCTTTTGATGGTTTGCGTTTAAACAAGCGCAAACTTCGCCATCCGGAACTGACTTTTGCCACCATGGACCACAATGTCCCCACCGAAAATAAAAAAGACATTCGCGACCTGATTGCCAAAACGCAAATTGAAACCCTTCAAAAAAATTGTAACGAGTTTGGCATCACCCTCTATGACCTCGATTCTGACAAACAGGGCATTGTCCATGTCATTGGGCCCGAATTAGGGCTGACCCTTCCGGGAACAACCATTGTATGCGGGGACAGCCACACTTCAACCCATGGGGCTTTTGGAGCGCTGGCTTTTGGCATTGGCACTTCTGAAGTGGAACACGTCCTTGCCACCCAGTGCCTGGTTCAACAAAAAGCAAAATCCTTCAAGGCCAATTTCGTCGGCAAACCCCACGCCCATGTCACGGCAAAGGATTTCATCCTTAAACTGATTGGTTCCATTGGAACCGCGGGCGGTACGGGTTATGTTCTGGAATACACGGGCGAAGCCATTAAAGCCCTTTCTATGGAAGCGCGCATGACCATTTGCAACATGAGCATTGAGGCCGGTGCCAAGGCGGGGATGATTGCACCCGATGACATCACCTTTCAATACATAGCATCCGGTAAAAGACCCTTTGCCCCCAAAGGCAAAGCCTTGGAAGCAGCCATCGTCAACTGGAAGAAATTGGTCACCGACACCCAGGCCCCCTATGACCGCGAAATCACCATTGACGTAAGCCAAATGGCGCCCCAGGTGACCTGGGGAACAAACCCCGGCATGGTGGTCGATGTTTCAGGAGTGGTCCCCAAACCCAGCGAAGTCAAAAACTGTGCTCCGGCGGATGTTGAAAAAGCCCTGGAGTATATGGGTTTGAAACCGGGAACCAAAATAACCGACATCCCCATTAATGTCGTTTTCATCGGAAGCTGCACTAATTCGCGCATTGAAGACTTGCGGGCGGCTGCCAAAATTTTCAAAGGGAAAAAAGTATCAAAGAAAGTGAAAACTCTCATTGTTCCAGGAAGCGAGCAGGTACGTCTTCAGGCTGAACGCGAAGGGTTACACAAAATATTTATTGAAGCAGGAGCCCAGTGGCGCAATGCCGGCTGCAGCATGTGCCTGGCCATGAACCCTGACAAACTGGAGGCTGGCGAGCGTTGTGCCTCCACATCCAACCGCAATTTTGAAGGCCGCCAAGGCAAGGGCGGACGTACCCACTTGGTAAGCCCCGAAATGGCTGCAGCTGCCGCCATTGCCGGACATTTTGTGGATATTAGGGCGTGGGAAATGTAG